GAAATACCCGGCCAGCGCGCCCCCTGCGCCATCGGCTTGCGCGTCGCCATCGTCCGCGCACAGCACCCAGGCGTCGTAGCCGCTGGACAGCGAATCCACGAAATTGGCGCGGCTCCACGGATGCGGAAACACGCTGCATTCGAGCGCGTGGACGGCATCGACGTCGCCCGCCACCATCGGGCGCAGCGCCAGGCTCTGCGCCTGCAGCCCGGCCGGCGCGGCCGCGCCGGACACCCCGTCCCGTGCGAACCGGTCCATCATCGGGCGCCCGCTCCCGGCGCCGCCGCATTCAGGGCCTGGCGCTCGGCGCTGGTGTACGCTACCTTGTTGCGCAGGTAGATCGGCTGCGCCGCATCGGCCGGCATTGCCCGGCCGTCCGCCAGTGCGCGCGCGCCCAGCAGCGCCAGCGCGCGCGCATGCGGCAGGATGTCGGCCAGGGCGCCCGCGGCGAAGGCCTGGCCGGCGAATGCATCCGGATAGGCCGTAAAACCGTTGCCGCAGGCGGCCAGCGCGGCGCCCTCGGGCAGCGCCAGCGGCGCCACCGCCTGCGGGGCGCACAGGGCCGGCGCGCTCACGGCTTCCCAGGCGCCGCCGACATGGCGGTATTGCGCCCAATAGACTTCGTTCATGCGCGCGTCCAGCACCGCCAGCACGTGGTCGGCGCCGCTGCGCGCGCGGCAGGCCTCGGCCATCGCTTCCAGCGTGACCAGCGGCAGCACCGGCAGGCCGGCGCCGAAGGCCAGGCCCTGGGCCACGCCACAGGCGGTGCGCACGCCGGTGAAGGAGCCGGGGCCGGCGCCGAAGGCGATCGCGTCGCAGTCGGCCAGCGCGATCCCGGCCTCGCGCAACAGTTCCTGCACCATCGGCAGCACGGATTGGGAATGGGTGCGCACGCCGGCGCTTTCGCGCGCGCTGGCCTGGTTGCCGGCGGCGCTGTCGAACAGCGCGCACGAGGCGAGTTCGGAGGAAGTTTCGA
The genomic region above belongs to Massilia forsythiae and contains:
- the tsaB gene encoding tRNA (adenosine(37)-N6)-threonylcarbamoyltransferase complex dimerization subunit type 1 TsaB, with protein sequence MAIILAIETSSELASCALFDSAAGNQASARESAGVRTHSQSVLPMVQELLREAGIALADCDAIAFGAGPGSFTGVRTACGVAQGLAFGAGLPVLPLVTLEAMAEACRARSGADHVLAVLDARMNEVYWAQYRHVGGAWEAVSAPALCAPQAVAPLALPEGAALAACGNGFTAYPDAFAGQAFAAGALADILPHARALALLGARALADGRAMPADAAQPIYLRNKVAYTSAERQALNAAAPGAGAR